The Apium graveolens cultivar Ventura chromosome 6, ASM990537v1, whole genome shotgun sequence genome contains a region encoding:
- the LOC141665340 gene encoding uncharacterized protein LOC141665340, giving the protein MGERDEDDDDDMSSDESSDETNTSYFINHVKGEHQPLYPGCERYTKMKALVQLYNLKVKHGMSDSCFSDILLLLGSLLPEGNNIPSSFNKAKKTLYALGMGYEKIHECLNNCLLYRGDLVEEQTTCRVCKDSRWKLNKKGDELEGVPAKVLSYFPLIPRLRNLFNIPHIAKDMTWHDTERQKDGKMRHPADSKTWKDVDQKWPDIVSETRNLRLALSSEGFNPFHGNRTDYSRWFVLLSIYNHPPWLCMKRRYIMLCLLISGSTEPGNDNDVFLQPLIEDLQELWRGKQMYDANKKESFMLRGILLWTISDYPALGNLSGNFIKGYNACTICIDETKATRLVNYRKMVIMRYRKWLPRNHPYRRQKLAFDNTVEKEVTSVLLTGEKVFQRVQHLRAHVFGKKQRQPRCKKGEPRPVWKKLALQEKRP; this is encoded by the exons ATGGGTGAACGTGACGAGGACGATGACGATGATATGtcttctgatgaaagttctgatgaaaccaacACTTCTTATTTCATCAACCATGTTAAAGGTGAACATCAACCTCTTTATCCTGGATGTGAGAGGTACACTAAGATGAAAGCTCTGGTCCAGTTATACAACTTGAAAGTGAAGCATGGTATGTCTGATTCATGTTTCAGTGATATTCTGTTATTACTTGGCTCTTTACTTCCGGAAGGCAACAACATCCCTTCTTCTTTCAATAAAGCAAAGAAAACCTTATATGCATTAGGAATGGGGTACGAAAAGATACACGAATGTCTGAATAATTGTCTCTTATACCGTGGTGATTTAGTTGAAGAACAGACTACTTGTCGCGTATGTAAGGACTCTAGATGGAAATTGAACAAAAAAGGAGATGAACTTGAAGGGGTCCCTGCTAAAGTTCTATCGTATTTCCCGTTGATACCAAGATTACGAAATTTATTCAATATACCTCATATTGCAAAGGACATGACGTGGCATGACACCGAGCGACAAAAGGATGGTAAAATGAGGCATCCAGCTGATTCAAAAACATGGAAGGATGTCGACCAAAAATGGCCTGATATTGTATCAGAGACTAGGAACCTTCGATTAGCTTTATCTTCCGAAGGTTTTAATCCGTTTCATGGAAACCGTACTGATTACTCAAGATGGTTTGTTTTACTATCAATTTATAACCATCCTCCATGGCTTTGTATGAAGAGAAGGTATATTATGCTCTGCTTGTTAATATCTGGATCGACTGAGCCTGGAAATGATAACGACGTGTTCCTTCAACCACTAATAGAAGATCTGCAAGAGTTGTGGCGTGGGAAACAAATGTACGACGCTAATAAGAAAGAGTCTTTCATGCTTAGGGGCATTTTATTATGGACAATAAGTGATTATCCTGCCTTAGGGAACTTGTCAGGAAATTTTATTAAAGGGTATAATGCGTGTACTATTTGTATTGATGAAACAAAAGCTACTAGGTTGGTTAATTACCGTAAGATGGTGATTATGAGGTATCGAAAATGGTTGCCCCGTAATCATCCTTATAGAAGGCAGAAATTAGCTTTTGATAACACTGTGGAGAAGGAGGTCACCTCTGTTCTATTAACTGgagaaaaggtttttcaaagaGTACAACATTTAAGGGCCCATGTATTTGGAAAGAAACAACGGCAACCACGATGTAAGAAAGGTGAACCTCGACCTGTTTGGAAAAAG Ttagcactacaagaaaaaagaccatag